One region of Sphingomonas adhaesiva genomic DNA includes:
- a CDS encoding sigma-70 family RNA polymerase sigma factor — MSAEPMRGTFAAATPLTYSPRPRARDENALVREHLPLVRRLAWHVHGSVSTAIEVEDLVQVGLVALVEAVASFEDRGAVTLKQYLVTRLRGAMIDELRRHAAMTRGAIRRRREYSRAVNQLSGALHRAPTDRELAEHMGLTPEKLRTDYAAADAVKYESIDEVYADDQPWFASDTPDAFEQLSEAQTRDRLIAAIASLPEREQMVIQLYHVEELNLEEIGEVLGVGAARVCQIKSAAHARLKKAMQRS; from the coding sequence ATGAGCGCGGAACCGATGCGCGGCACCTTCGCCGCGGCCACCCCGCTCACCTATTCCCCGCGCCCGCGCGCACGCGACGAGAATGCGCTGGTGCGCGAGCACCTGCCGCTCGTCCGGCGGCTGGCGTGGCACGTCCACGGCTCGGTCTCCACCGCGATCGAGGTGGAGGACCTGGTCCAGGTCGGCCTGGTCGCGCTGGTCGAGGCGGTGGCCTCGTTCGAGGATCGCGGCGCGGTGACGCTGAAGCAATATCTGGTCACCCGCCTGCGCGGCGCGATGATCGACGAGCTGCGCCGGCACGCCGCGATGACGCGCGGGGCGATCCGGCGGCGGCGCGAATATTCGCGCGCGGTCAACCAGCTGTCGGGCGCGCTGCACCGCGCGCCGACCGATCGCGAGCTGGCGGAGCATATGGGGCTGACGCCCGAGAAGCTGCGTACCGACTATGCCGCCGCGGACGCGGTGAAGTACGAATCGATCGACGAAGTTTATGCCGACGACCAGCCCTGGTTCGCCAGCGACACGCCCGATGCGTTCGAGCAATTGTCGGAAGCGCAGACGCGCGACCGCCTGATCGCCGCGATCGCCAGCCTGCCCGAGCGCGAGCAGATGGTGATCCAGCTGTATCACGTCGAGGAACTGAACCTGGAGGAGATCGGCGAGGTGCTGGGCGTCGGCGCCGCGCGCGTATGCCAGATCAAGTCCGCCGCGCACGCCCGGCTGAAGAAGGCGATGCAGCGCAGCTGA
- the flhA gene encoding flagellar biosynthesis protein FlhA — protein MRLFSSARQAALPAAILLLVVLMVVPIPPALLDIFFIMNITISLAVLMVALNAEKPLDFSSFPTVLLFATLFRLGLNVASTRVVLVHGHTGSAAAGHVIEAFGSFVIGGDYVVGLFVFAIIVIINLIVVTKGAGRVSEVSARFTLDALPGKQMAIDADLNAGLITPDEAKQRRVDVATEAEFYGSMDGSSKFVKGDAVAGLLILAANIVGGLILGPVSHGLAIGKAAQTYTMLAIGDALVAQVPALLLSIAAAAIVTRVKSEKDLAGQIGSQFGSARTWTPVAAILTLIGLLPGMPHVIILPMAAGAGYAAWRMHKAAKRPVIVEAPVEVETPDPSKIAWDEVTEQMMVNLDVGYGLVPLVDERRGAPLMGRITGVRRQLSKELGFVVPQVRVRDDINLAPYTYRLMLGGVCVGEDQVSPDEMLALDTGQGFGELIGKKAKDPTFGLDATWISTGDADAATGQGYLVVDSGTVIATHLNHALGANAADLLGADEVQALLDGLKERSPQLVAALAPLPLTALTAVLKGLLNEGIPLKEFRRIAAAISVASTRTHDPFELIELIRPELGPLIISRLAGVREPLRVMTLEGGLEQLLGQAMRNDPGRHVIEPELGRRIVDALQDAAQPLIAEAKPFALVVQPAIRVAIRKLVRTVLPDTPVMSFFEVPEDKPVEVVAIIGGHQQQALAA, from the coding sequence ATGAGGCTGTTCTCCTCCGCGCGCCAGGCAGCACTTCCCGCCGCGATCCTGCTGCTGGTCGTGCTGATGGTGGTGCCGATCCCGCCGGCGCTGCTCGACATCTTCTTCATCATGAACATCACCATCAGCCTCGCGGTGCTGATGGTGGCGCTGAACGCGGAGAAGCCGCTCGACTTCTCCTCCTTCCCCACCGTGCTGCTGTTCGCGACGCTGTTCCGGCTCGGCCTGAACGTCGCCTCCACCCGCGTCGTGCTGGTCCACGGCCACACCGGCTCCGCCGCGGCGGGGCATGTGATCGAGGCGTTCGGATCGTTCGTGATCGGCGGCGACTATGTCGTCGGCCTGTTCGTCTTCGCGATCATCGTCATCATCAACCTGATCGTGGTCACCAAGGGCGCGGGACGCGTGTCCGAGGTGTCGGCGCGCTTCACCCTCGACGCGCTGCCCGGCAAGCAGATGGCGATCGATGCCGATCTTAACGCCGGCCTCATCACCCCCGACGAGGCCAAGCAGCGTCGCGTCGACGTCGCGACCGAGGCCGAATTCTACGGCTCGATGGACGGTTCGTCAAAGTTCGTGAAGGGCGATGCGGTCGCCGGCCTGCTGATCCTGGCCGCCAACATCGTCGGCGGCCTGATCCTGGGCCCGGTCAGCCACGGCCTGGCGATCGGCAAGGCGGCGCAGACCTATACGATGCTCGCGATCGGCGACGCGCTCGTCGCGCAGGTGCCGGCGCTGCTGCTCTCCATCGCCGCCGCCGCGATCGTCACCCGCGTGAAGTCCGAGAAGGACCTCGCCGGCCAGATCGGCAGCCAGTTCGGCTCGGCGCGCACCTGGACCCCGGTCGCCGCGATCCTGACGCTGATCGGATTGCTGCCGGGCATGCCGCATGTCATCATCCTGCCGATGGCGGCGGGCGCGGGCTATGCCGCCTGGCGGATGCACAAGGCCGCGAAGCGCCCGGTGATCGTCGAGGCGCCCGTCGAGGTCGAGACCCCCGATCCGTCGAAGATCGCGTGGGACGAGGTGACCGAGCAGATGATGGTCAACCTGGACGTCGGCTATGGCCTGGTCCCGCTGGTCGACGAACGCCGCGGCGCGCCGCTGATGGGGCGCATCACCGGCGTACGCCGACAGCTGTCGAAGGAGCTCGGCTTCGTGGTGCCGCAGGTGCGCGTGCGCGACGACATCAACCTGGCCCCCTATACCTATCGCCTGATGCTGGGCGGGGTGTGCGTGGGAGAGGATCAGGTCTCGCCCGACGAGATGCTGGCGCTCGACACCGGGCAGGGCTTCGGCGAGCTGATCGGCAAGAAGGCGAAGGATCCGACCTTCGGCCTCGACGCGACCTGGATCTCCACCGGCGATGCCGATGCCGCGACCGGCCAGGGCTATCTGGTGGTGGATTCGGGCACCGTCATCGCGACGCACCTGAACCATGCGCTGGGCGCCAACGCCGCCGACCTGCTGGGCGCCGACGAGGTGCAGGCGCTGCTCGACGGGCTGAAGGAGCGCTCGCCGCAGCTGGTCGCCGCGCTGGCCCCGCTGCCGCTGACCGCGCTGACCGCGGTGCTCAAGGGGCTGCTGAACGAAGGCATCCCGCTCAAGGAATTCCGCCGCATCGCCGCTGCCATCTCGGTCGCGTCGACGCGTACCCACGACCCGTTCGAGCTGATCGAGCTGATCCGCCCCGAACTGGGTCCGCTCATCATCTCCCGCCTCGCCGGCGTGCGCGAGCCGCTGCGCGTCATGACGCTGGAGGGTGGGCTGGAGCAGCTGCTGGGGCAGGCCATGCGCAACGACCCCGGCCGCCACGTCATCGAACCCGAACTGGGCCGCCGCATCGTCGACGCGCTCCAAGATGCGGCCCAGCCGCTCATCGCGGAAGCGAAGCCGTTCGCGCTGGTCGTCCAGCCCGCGATCCGCGTCGCGATCCGCAAACTCGTCCGCACCGTTCTTCCGGATACCCCTGTCATGAGCTTCTTCGAAGTCCCAGAGGACAAGCCCGTCGAGGTCGTCGCCATCATCGGCGGCCACCAGCAGCAGGCGCTGGCGGCATGA